The Endozoicomonas montiporae CL-33 genome contains a region encoding:
- a CDS encoding CNNM domain-containing protein, with protein MHRADHLSLELFVVALVAFVAIALVVSFFCSVFESVLHHLTPAYVINLEKKQSCWAGKVRWLHDNLDRSLAAVLTLNTIAHTFGAAGAGAQTATVFGDASVGLFAAILTVLILFVSEIIPKTLGTNGWHKLAPYTAVCVGFLVKLQMPLIWLAEQVTRQLTPKHKKNDYLREEISAMADIGEEEGALLGTGSDLLKNMLRFRDLKIIEIMTPRSVLFTLPESMDAETYLQTCPDNAFSRVPVYSDEPDDINGFVMKNDILMAYHQRGGSITLGELKRPIIAVLENESLPRLMSTLLEQRNHIAMVVTEYGDIRGIVTLEDMIETLLGREIVDESDEVVDMQQVARQKWAERLPSQLH; from the coding sequence ATGCACCGAGCTGATCATCTGTCTCTGGAGTTGTTTGTGGTAGCGCTCGTTGCGTTTGTAGCGATTGCCCTGGTGGTATCGTTTTTCTGTTCCGTGTTCGAATCGGTTCTTCATCATCTCACCCCGGCTTACGTCATTAATCTGGAAAAAAAGCAAAGCTGCTGGGCTGGCAAGGTCAGATGGTTGCACGATAATCTGGATCGTTCTCTGGCTGCAGTGTTGACCCTTAATACCATTGCTCACACGTTTGGTGCAGCCGGGGCAGGGGCGCAGACTGCCACCGTGTTTGGTGATGCATCCGTAGGCTTGTTTGCTGCGATTCTGACAGTGCTGATTTTGTTTGTGTCGGAAATTATCCCTAAAACCCTTGGCACCAACGGCTGGCATAAGCTGGCACCTTATACTGCTGTCTGTGTCGGTTTTCTGGTCAAGTTGCAGATGCCGTTAATCTGGCTGGCAGAACAGGTGACCCGGCAGTTGACGCCTAAGCACAAAAAGAACGATTACCTGCGCGAAGAAATCAGCGCCATGGCTGATATTGGTGAGGAGGAAGGGGCGCTTCTGGGCACCGGGTCGGATTTGTTGAAAAACATGCTTCGGTTCAGGGATCTGAAAATCATTGAGATCATGACGCCTCGCTCTGTGCTGTTTACTCTGCCTGAATCTATGGATGCAGAAACCTATTTGCAAACTTGTCCTGATAATGCGTTCTCCAGAGTCCCTGTCTATAGCGATGAGCCGGATGACATCAATGGCTTTGTTATGAAAAACGATATTCTCATGGCCTATCATCAACGCGGTGGAAGCATAACCCTGGGTGAGCTCAAACGCCCGATCATTGCCGTACTGGAAAACGAATCCCTGCCCAGACTGATGTCGACCTTGCTGGAACAGCGCAACCATATTGCCATGGTTGTCACGGAATACGGCGATATCAGGGGTATTGTCACTCTGGAAGATATGATCGAAACGCTGCTGGGGCGTGAAATTGTTGATGAAAGCGATGAAGTGGTGGATATGCAGCAGGTGGCTCGACAGAAATGGGCAGAGCGCCTGCCGTCGCAGTTGCACTGA
- the def gene encoding peptide deformylase — protein sequence MALLQLVDESHPNLRRPTKPVSDFGADLQQIIDDMLETMYEVNGAGLAATQVGLDIRVAVIDVTSDHTQPLVLVNPEIIDSASEQTMEMGCLSLPGCWAAVKRAGWVKVRAQDRHGEFYEMEGEGILAEAFQHEIDHLDGILFIDKLSPLKQKMVRQRAKKALKKQQRRS from the coding sequence ATGGCTTTATTACAACTGGTGGATGAGTCTCACCCCAACCTGAGACGACCGACAAAACCTGTTTCGGACTTTGGCGCAGACCTTCAGCAGATCATCGATGACATGCTGGAAACCATGTATGAGGTGAATGGTGCCGGTCTGGCTGCCACCCAGGTGGGGCTGGATATCCGTGTTGCAGTGATTGATGTAACCTCTGATCACACTCAGCCACTGGTGCTGGTTAATCCCGAGATCATTGATTCAGCCAGTGAACAGACGATGGAGATGGGTTGCCTGTCTCTGCCTGGTTGCTGGGCGGCGGTCAAGCGGGCCGGTTGGGTTAAGGTTCGGGCGCAGGATCGTCATGGTGAGTTTTATGAAATGGAAGGGGAAGGTATTCTCGCTGAAGCTTTTCAGCACGAAATAGATCATCTCGACGGCATACTCTTCATTGACAAGCTATCCCCTCTGAAACAGAAAATGGTGCGTCAACGTGCTAAAAAAGCACTGAAAAAGCAACAGCGACGCAGTTGA
- a CDS encoding S9 family peptidase, with protein sequence MHSLEEFLSFTFTEHMISARHRDTFAWVQMNKGIRNVFVASSPDYNPVQVTAFREDDGQRIVSLQMADDGSALLFIRGEGKNELNEYPNPLSLNQAPVQTLWYLNLSDNHSAPKALTETGLACFRPGSAYLYYTHNKRQLMRINPESEATEPEQVLETRGTIAELSWSEQGDCLAMVINRYRHGFIGLHYPDEEAIQWLSPSFDRDINPVWSPDGQQLAFLRCHGTKPDIVDFWLSDAPDRFELMVANINSMKTRSYWQCPEGYGLSLQEGSRPLLWINDTQLVFSHEASGWDHVYRLDLDRRQVAALTCGKYLVHSYAADRNSGWLYFTHNDNTPHGYCLSRLNLNSGHTESLHSMLPDNSIVFNPTPVASGSALGFILSGPRQPLIASVVKMDESSLQRFGQPVYESGCTRFTDVEGLSITSRDGLEIPCQLFMPQGAGPFPGLVTMHGGPWCQTLTGFSN encoded by the coding sequence ATGCACAGCCTTGAAGAGTTCCTGAGCTTTACCTTTACCGAACACATGATCAGCGCCCGACACCGGGACACTTTCGCCTGGGTTCAGATGAATAAGGGCATTCGCAACGTGTTTGTCGCCTCCTCACCGGACTATAACCCTGTTCAGGTGACTGCCTTTCGAGAAGACGACGGACAGAGAATAGTCAGCCTGCAGATGGCTGACGACGGCTCTGCATTATTGTTTATCAGAGGGGAAGGCAAAAATGAGCTGAATGAATACCCCAACCCTCTATCGCTCAATCAAGCCCCGGTACAAACTCTCTGGTACCTGAATCTGTCAGACAACCACAGCGCTCCGAAAGCGTTGACAGAAACCGGGCTTGCCTGCTTTCGCCCCGGCTCTGCCTATCTCTATTACACCCACAACAAGCGCCAGTTGATGCGCATAAACCCGGAGTCAGAAGCAACAGAACCAGAGCAGGTTCTGGAAACCCGTGGAACCATTGCAGAGCTGAGCTGGTCGGAACAGGGGGACTGTCTGGCTATGGTGATCAACCGCTATCGTCACGGCTTCATTGGGCTGCATTATCCGGATGAGGAGGCTATTCAATGGCTCAGCCCAAGCTTTGACCGTGATATTAATCCGGTCTGGTCACCTGATGGTCAACAGCTGGCCTTTCTTCGCTGTCATGGCACCAAGCCCGATATTGTTGATTTCTGGCTCAGTGATGCCCCTGATCGTTTCGAATTGATGGTGGCTAATATCAATTCCATGAAAACACGGTCTTACTGGCAATGCCCCGAAGGCTATGGCCTATCTCTGCAGGAAGGCAGCCGACCTCTCCTGTGGATTAACGACACTCAGCTGGTATTCAGCCACGAAGCCAGCGGCTGGGACCATGTCTACCGCCTGGATCTCGACCGACGGCAAGTTGCAGCCCTGACCTGTGGCAAATATCTGGTGCACAGTTACGCAGCTGACCGGAACAGCGGCTGGTTGTATTTCACCCATAACGACAACACGCCGCATGGTTACTGCCTGTCCCGTTTGAACCTGAATTCCGGACATACTGAAAGCCTGCATTCCATGCTGCCCGATAACAGCATTGTATTTAATCCCACACCCGTCGCTTCGGGCTCTGCCCTTGGTTTTATCCTGTCGGGTCCCAGACAACCACTGATTGCCTCTGTTGTTAAAATGGATGAATCATCGCTGCAACGTTTTGGGCAACCGGTTTATGAATCTGGCTGCACACGCTTTACCGACGTCGAAGGGCTGAGCATTACTTCCAGAGATGGCCTTGAGATTCCCTGTCAGCTGTTTATGCCGCAAGGGGCAGGCCCTTTCCCAGGGCTGGTGACTATGCATGGCGGCCCCTGGTGTCAGACTCTGACCGGTTTCAGCAACTAG
- a CDS encoding TatD family hydrolase gives MNQQPALIDSHCHLDFSEFDPDRGQVITNAFEQGIKGICIPGTESARWSSLLQLCHENRHPVQLFPALGIHPWFVEQHQPDDLLLLEKNLKTNPQIVAVGEIGLDFAVQTVSHDLQTVWFCKQLELARQFSRPVILHARKAHDQILKQLRLNPVKQGGIVHAFSGSEQQAYQYIEQGFCLGFGGSITYPRASKIRALAASLPLSAIVLETDAPDMPLHGFQGQRNEPTRLTLVLDALAELRSETAADIAAATQHNTRKILSLPNPSYA, from the coding sequence ATGAACCAGCAACCCGCTTTAATCGACAGCCACTGCCATCTCGATTTTTCTGAATTTGATCCGGATCGGGGGCAAGTCATCACGAACGCCTTTGAACAAGGCATTAAGGGCATTTGCATACCGGGTACTGAGTCAGCACGCTGGTCATCACTGTTACAGCTGTGCCATGAAAACAGGCATCCGGTGCAACTCTTTCCGGCACTGGGAATACACCCATGGTTTGTGGAACAGCATCAGCCGGATGACCTGCTCCTGCTGGAAAAAAACCTCAAGACCAACCCTCAGATTGTTGCCGTGGGTGAAATCGGGCTGGATTTTGCCGTGCAAACCGTCAGCCATGACCTTCAGACCGTCTGGTTCTGTAAACAGCTGGAACTGGCCCGACAATTCAGTCGCCCGGTGATTCTTCATGCCCGCAAAGCTCACGACCAGATACTGAAACAACTGAGACTAAACCCGGTCAAACAGGGCGGCATTGTGCATGCTTTTTCCGGCAGTGAACAACAGGCTTACCAGTACATTGAACAGGGCTTCTGTCTTGGCTTCGGTGGCAGCATCACCTACCCCAGAGCCAGCAAAATAAGAGCTCTGGCAGCTTCCCTGCCTTTAAGTGCCATAGTACTGGAAACTGACGCACCCGATATGCCACTGCACGGCTTTCAGGGACAACGAAATGAACCCACAAGGCTGACTTTAGTACTTGATGCTCTGGCAGAGCTTCGCTCTGAAACAGCAGCAGACATTGCTGCAGCCACTCAACACAACACCCGCAAAATACTCTCACTTCCCAACCCCAGCTACGCTTAA
- a CDS encoding copper chaperone PCu(A)C — protein sequence MMGLVGLSRFVKASLLGMLFSVCISSVNAADVVILNAMARAVPPTSTNTAAFMTLKNVGKDDIRLVSVDSSVAERVEIHGHRHEGNKMMMYEVEDLVLPADKVVKLESGGYHIMIMGLKKTLKEGEKVPLTLHFSDSDAIDILAPVKPLMETLSKDPHGHMSH from the coding sequence ATGATGGGTCTGGTTGGTTTATCTCGCTTTGTAAAAGCCTCCCTTTTGGGAATGCTGTTTTCTGTGTGCATCAGCTCGGTTAACGCTGCAGATGTGGTGATTTTAAATGCTATGGCCAGAGCTGTTCCGCCGACTTCAACCAATACCGCAGCGTTTATGACGCTGAAAAATGTTGGTAAAGACGATATCAGGCTGGTCAGTGTGGACAGTAGTGTCGCCGAAAGAGTGGAGATTCATGGTCATCGCCATGAAGGCAATAAGATGATGATGTATGAAGTAGAGGATTTGGTACTGCCAGCTGATAAAGTGGTGAAGCTGGAGTCCGGTGGGTATCACATTATGATCATGGGGCTGAAAAAGACATTGAAAGAGGGCGAGAAAGTGCCGCTGACACTGCATTTCTCAGATTCAGATGCCATTGATATTCTCGCGCCGGTCAAGCCGCTGATGGAGACGCTTTCCAAAGATCCTCATGGACATATGTCGCACTGA